A stretch of DNA from Salmo trutta chromosome 12, fSalTru1.1, whole genome shotgun sequence:
AGAGGGAAAGCATCAGTTCACAGATAGTAGTTAgtttgttagctagttaacatttcacacagattgtcagggtccagtaagcaactaacgtGTTATAACTTGAGGAACCGCAAGGAGTCGCAGACCATTtactatagcgaattggttaggttactaatgttAGCGCATCTAATGTTGTAGCTATCTGACTttattagccagctaattttcacaccataaactcaattatttgatcagttaagttggctaatgttgctcaacatttctctggctagctaacggagaattcgatccatctagcaagatacttaacaatgctaatacttgttccaccacactctccctcacctcaaactttccaaatgccagttgtttttcggttacagctcatgaagtacgcttcatcaCCTTCGTCTctgtggtcaggcttctcacctacctcttcGTTATATACATACTGCCTTTCCACTCTCCCACTGTCTTTCCAGAGCGCACAgctgatgctgtaactagcaaattggttgtctcttctctcttcagtcaCGTGCTGCATTCTGTTGTTTGAGGATTCTGCAACTACAGGAACTGCTATGTCCTCAGGGTCAATTTGGggaattttattttaaaaaatatgtttttatcctTTATGTTAAGTTCACACTACAATCACCCCAGATTTTTTAACACCTCTCTATCAAGTATTTTAGCTACTCGTAACAATGTACGCCAAGAGTTGgcaagcaagttcagggagtgaatacatttaataaataaacaaacaaacaaacaaaacaagaaacacaaaccgcgcaccgacatgaaacagcaacaatgacgactggggaagaaaccaaagggagtgacatataaagggcaggtaatcaaggaggtgatggagtccaggtgagtatcATTATGAGTGTACCGCTGGCGACAGGTGTGcgccctaacgagcagcctggttcTCTAGAGGCACACGTGACACTACTTTTCAGATGCATTTTAGACCTCAATTTCACTTCTTTTCCCTTGTCCTAGGCCCAGACTTTTGAGCTTCTACTATGTTTTTCTATGAGAAAACATTAATAATTACACATTATGTAATGTTATCTTCTAGAGAAagagtcaataaaaaaaaatctgaatcaaTATTTATTGAGAGTATGCCCTTTATATTGTTATTTACACAAAATATAcctgtcctttggtagtggtgtcatttccaccactgaGGGCAAATTCCTTGTTAACCTTTGTCAAGACAATGTTAATTTAGTTACTATGGAAACGTATTGTGACACTGAAGCACATGGCTGCAGCAGACAGTTGTTCCAGATGTGATGTCCAGAAGTTGAAGAAAAATCAAGGTAAATATTGCTTGTTTAGAGAATATTTTTATTGTCAGTCATTTCCAAACAGGCTATAATTCCTTTAATTTGTGGTAGAATTTAGattgtttaaatacattttatgtatttattgtaaactatagctatatatatatattactatattatattactaGCTGTATTACTAGCCAAAGTCTGTCATTTTTCTTCAAAAACAGTAGAAGCGTCATTTCCatcacaggtagcctagtggttagagcattgggccagtaacagaaagggtgcggtatcgaatccccgagctaacaaggtaaaaaatctgcacctgaacaaggcagttaacccactgttccccggtaggccatcattgtaaataagaatttgttctcaactgacttgcttagttttattaaacattttttataaaaatgtccATCACAACCTTaactgtggtggaaatgacagaacGTGGTGGAAATGACAAAAATCCATTATGTTATTACTATTATCATAATCTCACAAAAAGGTTGGGTGGAAATATCTTATTTTTTATGATAAATGTTTTCAGCTGTCACAAAGGCAAGTTTATACATCCAGGTGTTGTGTtgaattattaatattattaatattatgaaAACCTTAAAAATCACTTAAAATAATATTCAAGTTCATGTACAAATGTATAAGACATGTGTTATAAATTAATTGTATGACATTTCATTTTCAACTAAAATTGATGTTTAATGACGTGATGTACATTTTTGTCTATGGCTGTCTgggaaaaatgaaaaaaatatataaattcctGAATTGTACGATCACAGCCATTATCAGATATTATTTCTCGACAAATCAAATACAATTATAATACTAGTAAAATGGTGtttcaatacatttgaatttCTGAAAGCTTGCAGGGCCAAAGTGCCTGAAGTTGCAGAATCATCcaacgattggctgagccttggatacagctAGTATTGCTCCAAATGCACATCACTCATTCGCTAATAGCCAGTAGTGATCCAAAGCCCCGCCCCCCATACTTTTCTCATCGGATCTACACGAATCACATATTTTGGATTCAAAACTGAGAATTTTGCcgaaaggtgactagtttgcatccttgaataatacaaataaaaattgcaaatatcgtacaatccaggtgtgcaaagctcttagacttacccataaatactgtaatcgctgccaagggtgattatatacagaacaaaattttaaatgcaacatgcaacaatttcaaagattttactgtgttagttcatagaaggaaatcagtcaattgaaataaattcattaggccctaatccatGGATATCagatgactggaaatacagatatgcatctgttggtcacagacaccttaaaaaaaggttggggcatggatcagaaaaccagttagtatctggtgtgaccaccatttgccacatgaagtgcgacacatctccttcgcattgagttgatcaggccggttggacatactgccaaattctctaaaacaacgttggaggcagctcatggtagagaaattaacatttgatTAACTTACAATAGCTCTGGTGcacattcctgcagtctgcatgccaattacacactccctcaaaacttgagacatctgtagcattatgttgtgtgacaaaatgcacattttagagtggccttttattgtccccatcacaaggtgcacctgtgtaatgatcatgctgtttaatcagcttcttgatatgccacacctgtcagatgggtgaattatcttggcaaaggagaaatgctcactaacagggatgtaaacaaatttgtggacgCAATTtgagcatatggaacatttcttggatcttttatttcagctcatgaaaccaacactttacatgttgagtttatatttttgttcagtatataaacctGTTAACTAAATCCATATTGCCAGGAAATGCCATTTGGTTTGCTAAATATAGgaaatttgatgtatagcatttactttctACTTttaactcaagtatgaaaattgagtactttttacaccactgtacttaagcacatttagtagtattttactgggttacttgagtcattttacattaaggcatctttacttttactcaagtatgacaattgagtactctTCCCAATGATCAAACACCACATTTTGTGTATAAATTCCAGTGGTTCCCAagatttattaaaacattttgctacacaAATTTACTTTAGAGTGGACAATTTCGATTGAAAATATCCCTGAGAGTCAGCGATTTGGTGTCATTTACAATTAAAAGTACTTTATTAGTTCAAATGCATCAAAGAGGCAATCACTTCATGACAAATATACAGAGGAAAATAAACAGGTAGATTAGACCAAGGGGAAGAGTAGGAAGAAGTTTGGTGAAGAAGAGTGGGCTGGGGATGTAAGCTTGTGCATTTGTATAAAATACCGTTATTCACATGCCAGGCATTGCCAATGGAAAATGTATCATTGCCCAGTGATATTTGGGTGGGGAAAGTAAGCAAGTTATCAAATTTTTTTGTGCAGAGTAATGTACAGTTGCagagaggcctctagtggccaaaaggccaTTTTAGATGGACagccaacttcattggctgatttcccccccccccccccccccccccccctccccccgatGACCCTGTTGGAAATCATGTCCAACTGGGTAATCAGGAGAGATTAGCCAATCATGAAGAAAATTGACCACTTAAAAATAGAGATTGCCTCAATGGCAGTGCCTGTGCGCTCAGACGCAATAATGGgaaatactgtatatagggatgctttctctctgtgtgtagagccCATAAACAAAATAACATTACGATCAATATTATACAGCAGGCAACTACAGTAAAGGCTCAAACGGGACACTGTGTTGCAGTACTGAGACACAGGGAAATTTGTATTATGTACTAAATGCTTATATGGCACATTTTGGTCCATGTCAGTGCTTCATGTTGTAACAGGTTATATGCACGCaggttttgggggggtttgttgttTGCTTGCTGTAGCGGTCTTGCAGTCTTCTTCCCCCACCACCAGGCCAGTGGGTGTTTATAAGAAGTAGTCGGGGGTACGGCGGGTGACATGGGGCTCCCCGCGTCGAGGTGCAGGGTCAAACTGAAGGCTGGAGGAGGACAGTAAATACAACATTAGGATGACTCCAATGAAGACCATTACAGAACTGGCACATTTGAACAATTACAATAGAGGTGATAATGCAATGTATAACTCAATTTATAATGCCAGCACTTTTACAgatctaacaataggtgcccttctttgcaaggcattggaaaacctccctggtctttgtagtagAATCcgtttttgaaattcactgctcgacaaaaggaccttacagataattgtatgtgtggggtacagagatgaggtagtcattcaaaaaataatgttaaacactattattgcacacagtgagtccatgcattTTACTCtggaacttatttaggcttgccataacaaaaggggttgaatacttattgacacaagacatttcagcttttcattcgaaaaacctaattccactttgacattagggggtattgtgtgacAATACCAGTGACAAAAAATCTCATAAATCCATtctaaattcaagctgtaacaacaatatttggaaaaagtcaaggggtgtgaatctgtatatattttttatttataatataatCATTAAGAACTTAAAATCACCAAAATAAATGCTATACAGCTGAAAAAACAACTATGAATTCAGCAGCATTGATAGTTATGTTTGTGCATTGATTGTTATGTGCATTGATAGTAAAAGAACACAGCATTCATGGAAAAATACATAGAATTTTGGAAAATTAGCACAAATGTTTCTCAGCCCCATAGCAGAACATGCAGAAAACTAGCTTGAAAacagcctaaaaaaacatttcccCACCAGCGGTGCATTTCAATCAAACAGACTTATCGGGGATACAGGGCTATGCGTGTAGACGTACTGCAGATAAAAATAATGATGTGTCACAAATACTGTTGCATTATACaacaaatgtgcccactctggtcttggcacgtgcactATAGCCAACAGCTGGCAaatacagtgcaggtaggctcCCTACACGAGATTATTAAGGACAatatttatttgtcaaacggcagccatgCATTGATAAATAAACATCACCAGAATAAGAAAggtgcatcaagctcatcaccatgcATTTTCACCACTCTGTGCAGTTCATTataacttatttaatctgtagcctaataaactgcatgctttcccgagtcctagtgggaggaccacacaacatatgaagtttacttcaatatgatggttattataccaatatttgcacataaaaaggcatttccaccgccatttctcactTTATACATACAAATGCCACTCTGACGTTGCTCATCCATAAATGTATATATgcttattccattccttacttagatttgtgtgcattaggtatttgttgtggaattgttagatattacttgttagatattgctgcactgtcgttactagaagcacaagcattgcactacactcgcaataacatctgctaaccatgtcaatgtcaccaataaaatttgatttgaaaagatcCCACCGTGTCGAACCAATAAATTGTCTGTCGACAGTTAGGAAATGCTGGTACAATTGTATGTTTCCATCAGTCCGGTTGTGACTTTTTTAATGCATCAGGTAATTAATCTGTATGAAccggttggatggaaacctggttataaACACTAATCTGAGTTCACCTGTCCTTAGAGCCTCAAATAACCTCAATGTCACTTACAAAGAGTATTTCAGAGTATCATCCAGTTCCATGATGGCAGCTTGGTTGCCACAGCGATAGCAGTAGTTTGGTGCACTGAAGATGGTGACAACGTTTCGGTCATGACACCAGTTGTAGCCCTGGAAAACAAAAATCATCATCACTATAAAAAGTAAAGTGAACCTTAAATTGCTTATTCTAATCATTAGTTAGATCTTTCTGAGGACATATGCCATGTATGTATTATAGGTACTTAAACCCTTCTCTTACAAGAAGTAGTTATATGCATACAGTACACAGCTTAATTATCAACTCTACATTCTGGCCCTGGAATTCTGAGCCAGGTGAATTcccaggatgtgtcccaaatagcaatCTATTCCCCTCAGTGCAAATTTTAAAAAGAGAGCCCTGTTCAAAAATACTGCACTACGTGCGGGATAGGGTTTCATTTTGGACACAAGCTGCCAGCTCCTCCCTCAAAGCCGGAAGTGGATAATACTATAAATAAAAACGGCGTACACAAGACTCCTGAATTATTTATCCATGTTAAACAGCTAACATTTGCACAGCAGCTGCCAGCTGAAACATCTACAGAGACATGGAGGGCAAGCTAACTCaagtgtgtgtaggctactcttACCGTGATATCTGTTCATTTTGACATCTCAAATTCAATTCCCTCTGGGCAGTCTTAACAGACCTTTAGGTTCCATGTACAGAATGGAAGTACTACAATATTTGACTTGAAACATTTCGAAAAATTGTCCTCTCTTCCATGGGGGAATTCAAATTCTAAACCATCTACAGAAGCATTTTACTCCCAGAATCACTGTAATTGCTACTTGCTTTGATACTAAAACTACACCAACCAAGTATATAAAGACACTGAGCATAAACATTAACTGCCTAAACTAAAAGCATAACTGGGGTTACCTCCATGACAAGTTGGTGGGCACGGGACACAAGGGTAAGACCGTTGGCATGGTTGAAGGTTTCCGAGATGTCCTGCCCAAAGGTGTAGCCAGCACCTCGGGGGGAGATGCCCCAGCCCCCACGGTCATCTGGGTCTGACCACAGCAGGTCACACATGggcccctgaaacacacacacacacacacacacacaagaaacgcAGCCCTCAATAAATTGCCGCATAGGGATTCTGACCTTATTTAGGACGGCTTGAAGACAGATCATATTAAATATGTAATGGGCAGTAGGATTGCAAAGAAGGGAAACAGTCCTAATATTTGTCATAAGACTGCAGCCATCAATGACAATGATGCATTGGAACCTGAATAGCCGACCCCTCGAAAAGAGACGAGGGTCACGTTCATTATGGCATGACGTAGCAAAACAGACGGAAAACAAAAAGGAGCATTTCTCAGTGGACAAGTCCAGTTAAGGTCTCCCTATTTTACTCCATTTGgtgcctactgaacacaacctggGGCTTGGCTCTAACACTACGGTAGGTCAACACCACCACACCGTCATGCAGTCGACCTCATACCATCTGACAGCCCCTCTCGGTGCTGACAGCTAGCTAGTATCCTACCcccactgtctgtgtggttgaCAGGGCAGACTAATTAGGTCCTCTGTCAGGCAACACTGACCTCGTGTGGAACTTCCTGCAGGCGATCCAGGGCCCGGATGTGATCCAGTGTGTCTATGGAGGGGGAGAGGCCACCGTGCAGGCAGAAGATCTACAGCATAGGATGAAAGGATAGACGTGATTTACCTTTACGTCACTTTGGAAAAGAGGGTTGTTGCCTACATGTAAATCACAAACATAATTAGGAAGGCTTCCTTTGAACTTACGCATAACATTCAATgtatgtcccaaattgcaccctattatgtacagttgaagtcggaagtttacatacacctacatacgccaaatacatttaaaatcagtttcacaattcctgacatttaatcctagtaaaaattccctgtcttaggtcagttaggatcaccactttattttaagaatgtgaaatgtcagaataaaagcagagagaaaggtttatttctttcatcacattcccagtgggtcagaagtttacatacactcaattagtatttggtagcattgcatttaagttgtttaccttgggtcaaacatttaaggtagccttccacaagcttcccacaataagttgggtgaattttggcccattcctcctgacagagctggtgtaactgagtcacgtTTGTAGGGCTTGTAGGGctacttgctcgcacacactttttcagttctgcccacaaattctctataggattgaggtgatggccactacaataccttgactttgtcgtcattttcccacaactttgaaagtatgcttggggtcattgtccatttggaagacccatttgcgaccaagctttaatttactgactgatgtcttgagatgttgcttcaatacatccacatcattttccatcctcatgaagccatctattttgctaagtgcaccagtacctcctgcagcaaagcacccccacaacaagatgctgccaccaccattcttcacggtttggatggtgttctttggcttgcaagcctccccctttttcctccaaacataacggttattatggccaaacatttttgtttcatcagaccagaggacatttctccaaaaagtacgatctttgtccccatgtgcagttgcgaaccGTAGTCCGGCCTTTtttgatggcggttttggagcagtggcttcttccttgctgagcggcctttcaggttatatcgatataggactcgttttactgtggatatagaaacttttgtacccgtttcctccagcatcttcacaaggtattttggtgttgttctgggattgatttgtacttttcgcaccaaagtacgttcatctctacgaagacagaacatgtctccttcctgagctgtatgatggctccgtggtcccatggtgtttatacttgcgtactattatttgtacagatgaacgtggtaccttcaggcatttggaaattgttcccaaggatgaaccagacttgtggcctattttttttctgaggtcttggctgatttcttttgattttcccgtgatgtcaagcaaagaggcactgagtttgaaggtaggccttgaaatacatccactagtacacctccaattgactcaaatgatgtcaattagcctatcagaagtttctaaagccatgacatcatttttggaattttccaagctgtttaagggtacagtcaacttagtgtatgtaaacttctgaaccactggaattgtgatacagggaattataagttaaataatctgtctgtaaacaattgttggaaaaatgatttgtgtcatgcacaaagtagatgtcctgaccgacttgccaaaactatagtttgttaacaagaaatgtgtggagtggttgaaaaacgagtttcaatgactccaacctaagtgtatgtaaaccttcgactacttttgaccacggccctatggaccctggtgaaaatccggccctggtcaaaagtagtgcactataaaggaaaaaggatgccatttgggatgcacacaatgACATAAAATAACACCACTTTATGCACTTGTGTTACCTGTTCATCGACAAGGGCCGTCAGGGGGAGATAGTCGAAGAGGTCTGTGAAGTATTTCCACACATTTGCATTGCCGTACTTCCTCAAGCACTCGTCGTAGAAGCCGTACACCTGGGTGATCTGTCTGCTCTCGTGGTTCCCCCGCAGTATCGTGATGCGCTTTGGGTAACGGACCTGCGGAGCGAGAGAGAGTTTAGCTCCAAAAGCTCTAGGCCTAAAAAAAACTTGATTAATGAAAAATGCCTTTACAAAGAATGTGACAGCAGCACGGTGTCACCATGTGAAAACTTAACTGCATCGTATTCAAAACCATTTACAATCATGCACTTTACGCCGCAATtggaaaaatacaaaaaacatttcGACCAGCAAAAAGTAACGGATTACAATCGTTCCTTTTAAAACGTCTGACATGTTCACATTTTGCTCGACATCAAAATTATttcaccaatcagtgcggatagagcagcttgctatggagcggggAAGCTATTTACATGCATTGAACAGACAAGTGTATTGCGCGAGAGAGGGTGGAGACGGAGGCTTGGCTTAAAGCGCCGGGCATTTTATGAcaggcccacagaattatacctacggaggagcaGAACTTTGAACTTTGAATGTCTGAACTTCAGAGTTGGCTTaatgttggaccagagctagctagctaacatgcttgtgtgtgcagagcgtcACCAGAataaaaacacgtcttacctttttgtagttaataaatcaaATGTGAAAcatgataactatagtatccttaactaccATTGAAAAGGTTAATCCATTCTTCTCCAATTAAAAACATATCTCCCTAATTTATGAATCACTTTGTAACATcaggggaggggcaggtagcctacacacacacacacacttgccaaGATTTTTAACtggcagatagaaatgtattgagtGACAGAGTCAGGGCTTTGTATAGGCACTTTGTTGCGTTTTTTTTGTGGGACtgaaaaaaatgcctggaacgTAAAATAACGTTACTCAgtggttcccatgcttttaaataGCTCTTCTGTTCCGGAACAATCACACTTTCGCTCCCGGTTCTGTTTCGGTTCCTCTAAAAATTACGTTATTTTccggttttcggttctgttccctgaaccggttccaacccctgatgGCAAGACAGACTTTATACTAGAAACTGAAATACTGTGGTTTCAGCCCACTCATCAAGTTCAGAGTTCACTTGCCTTTAGTGCGACAAGCAGCGAGACTGTTTCCACCGAGTAGTAGCCTCGGTCTACGTAGTCCCCCATGAACAGGTAGTTGGTGTCGGGCGACTTGCCCCCGATTCTGAAAAGCTCCATGAGGTCATGGAACTGGCCGTGCACATCTCCGCACACCGTGACGGGACAGCGTACCTCCTGCACGTTGGACTCCTTGGTCAGGATCTCTTTAGCCTGGAGAGGGGAACAAAAAGTGGATTACAGAAAACATCAGTGACTGgtgtatacaaatgtaaacaTTTATTCAAGAGGGTGAATGAAAGGCTGCAAGACAAGTAGGCTGACAGAGGGTTCCCTCACTTCttgctcttaggaaactttgcagtattttgttttttaatgtattattatttcttacattgttagcccgtcattttttttggtgttattacatacagccgggaagaactactgGATAGCAGAGCGGCAGCAACTCACCAGCACTACCAGAGTCACAACCAGGAGTACGACTTTTCCAATCCGATTTAGGAGGCGCGCACCCCACTCACCgatt
This window harbors:
- the LOC115203777 gene encoding serine/threonine-protein phosphatase 2A catalytic subunit beta isoform — encoded protein: MDDKVFTKELDQWVEQLNECKQLSENQVRTLCEKAKEILTKESNVQEVRCPVTVCGDVHGQFHDLMELFRIGGKSPDTNYLFMGDYVDRGYYSVETVSLLVALKVRYPKRITILRGNHESRQITQVYGFYDECLRKYGNANVWKYFTDLFDYLPLTALVDEQIFCLHGGLSPSIDTLDHIRALDRLQEVPHEGPMCDLLWSDPDDRGGWGISPRGAGYTFGQDISETFNHANGLTLVSRAHQLVMEGYNWCHDRNVVTIFSAPNYCYRCGNQAAIMELDDTLKYSFLQFDPAPRRGEPHVTRRTPDYFL